A window of the Methanoregula sp. genome harbors these coding sequences:
- a CDS encoding ATP-dependent 6-phosphofructokinase, producing the protein MKTIGVLTGGGDCPGLNAVIRAVERAGVKYDFETLGIRNGWQGLIDGDVEPLTDFSVSGILPKGGTILGTSRTNPLKKTSDFQKIKANIKKYGIHALVVIGGDGTLSAARDVAKQGIPVVGIPKTIDNDICGTDVTFGFDTAVATVTEAIDRLHTTAESHHRIIVVEVMGRNVGWIAVMAGIAGGADEILIPEVHFTMDAVCKKLQDRYDAGKKFSIVVIAEGAHEQDLGMPSVPVNERDECGHEKFVGVGNILGKELERRLGIETRVTILGHVQRGGSPTAYDRVLATRFGVAAVQLVHAGDFGKMVALQGNRITSISLESAVNQLKTVDKEFYDLAMMVIGGRK; encoded by the coding sequence ATGAAAACCATAGGGGTCCTGACCGGAGGTGGTGACTGTCCCGGGCTTAACGCGGTGATACGGGCTGTGGAGAGAGCGGGAGTGAAATATGACTTTGAAACGCTCGGTATCCGGAACGGGTGGCAGGGCCTCATTGATGGGGATGTTGAACCGCTTACCGATTTCTCTGTTTCTGGAATCCTTCCCAAGGGTGGAACGATCCTTGGTACATCCCGCACGAACCCGCTCAAAAAAACATCGGATTTCCAGAAGATCAAAGCCAATATAAAAAAATACGGCATTCATGCGCTGGTAGTCATTGGCGGTGACGGGACCCTTTCTGCAGCCCGTGATGTGGCAAAGCAGGGAATTCCTGTTGTGGGTATTCCCAAAACTATTGATAATGATATCTGCGGAACCGATGTGACATTCGGCTTTGACACTGCGGTTGCTACGGTAACTGAAGCGATCGACCGCCTTCACACTACAGCTGAGTCACACCACCGGATCATCGTTGTTGAGGTGATGGGGCGAAATGTTGGGTGGATCGCAGTCATGGCTGGAATTGCCGGGGGAGCGGACGAGATCCTGATCCCGGAAGTGCACTTTACCATGGATGCGGTTTGTAAAAAATTACAGGACCGGTACGATGCAGGGAAAAAATTTTCAATTGTTGTAATTGCAGAAGGTGCTCATGAGCAGGATCTCGGGATGCCCTCCGTTCCCGTGAATGAACGGGACGAATGTGGCCATGAGAAGTTTGTGGGGGTGGGAAATATTCTTGGGAAAGAACTGGAGCGTCGTCTGGGTATTGAGACACGCGTCACCATTCTCGGGCATGTCCAGCGAGGCGGATCGCCAACCGCATATGATCGTGTTCTTGCCACACGGTTTGGTGTTGCAGCAGTCCAGCTTGTACACGCCGGTGATTTCGGGAAAATGGTTGCGTTACAGGGAAACCGTATCACCAGCATCTCTCTTGAATCCGCCGTTAACCAGCTAAAAACGGTGGACAAGGAGTTCTATGATTTGGCAATGATGGTAATCGGGGGTCGGAAATGA
- a CDS encoding phosphoribulokinase, whose amino-acid sequence MHHPNFKDTIAASPYIFTLGVAGDSGSGKTTFTQGVRSIFGDDLVSTITLDDYHSLDRDGRKEQGITALNPKANRIERLEQDLISLKRGVPVEKPSYNHTTGKFDPPAIFFPKKILILEGLHTLFTPTLRKYLDFTLFVDPVNQVKYDWKILRDVNKRGYSREAVLREIAEREPEYERYIAPQKEYADAVISIDYSRYGQQLGKERNVYKITLSQNRMKQSIENIDLSLDLYSILSLSERNFSLEFVTSEQDGHKMGQLISDGELSEHVVKKLEHSIEEQTRVHPISIFNNRSYVTAGDLVQLILCWRIIHRRIFMESCR is encoded by the coding sequence ATGCATCATCCGAACTTTAAGGACACGATTGCAGCATCGCCGTATATATTTACCCTTGGGGTTGCCGGTGACAGTGGTTCAGGAAAGACTACCTTTACCCAGGGTGTGCGGAGCATCTTTGGCGATGATCTTGTTTCAACAATCACGCTTGACGATTATCACAGTCTGGACCGGGACGGGCGCAAGGAGCAGGGGATCACGGCTTTGAACCCAAAGGCAAACCGTATTGAGCGGCTCGAACAGGATCTCATCTCCCTGAAACGGGGGGTCCCGGTCGAAAAACCGTCTTACAACCATACTACGGGCAAATTCGACCCACCGGCCATCTTCTTTCCAAAGAAGATCCTCATCCTTGAAGGACTGCACACGTTGTTCACGCCGACACTGAGAAAATATCTCGATTTTACCCTTTTTGTGGATCCGGTAAATCAGGTGAAGTATGACTGGAAGATCCTAAGGGATGTAAACAAGCGGGGGTATTCCCGCGAAGCAGTCCTTCGGGAAATTGCAGAACGGGAACCGGAGTATGAACGTTATATCGCCCCCCAGAAGGAATATGCGGATGCCGTAATAAGTATCGATTATTCCCGGTACGGGCAGCAGTTAGGCAAGGAACGGAATGTGTATAAGATCACCCTCTCCCAGAACCGGATGAAGCAGAGTATTGAAAATATCGATCTCTCATTAGACCTGTATTCTATCCTCTCATTATCCGAGCGAAATTTCTCACTGGAGTTTGTGACCAGTGAGCAGGATGGTCACAAGATGGGTCAGCTGATTAGTGACGGGGAATTGAGTGAGCATGTTGTGAAAAAACTTGAACACAGCATTGAAGAACAGACCCGGGTTCATCCCATATCTATCTTCAATAACCGTTCCTACGTAACCGCAGGAGATCTTGTCCAGCTGATTCTTTGCTGGCGCATAATTCATCGCCGCATTTTCATGGAAAGCTGTAGGTAA
- a CDS encoding glycosyltransferase family 4 protein, giving the protein MYAERVGGLANAATNLAETLVKQQHEVHFFTRGKMPDQTIKGVNYHYCEPAGKNIVEYCDAMSRAMVDQFKKFDTPHRFDYLHFHDWHVVQALHYLQDRNTILTYHSTEYGRNGNQFGDWWEFKEISGKEWYGGLIAKRVTAVSATLKNEVMKLYNIPFDKCDVIPNGVVPREYKTNIDPGEVKRAYGIHPYAPMVLFIGRLVFQKGPDLFIEAIRNVCQYRWDAKVIVAGDGGMRQLLEERSKDLPVNFVGYIPDTEYIRLLNAADIVVIPSRNEPFGLVLLEAWSAEKCVVACNVGGLSENIDAFVNGVKVEVNPESLAWGINTMIDDPWTAEALGKRGSKKVKRIFLWGPIVKGLTETYARTVS; this is encoded by the coding sequence ATGTACGCAGAACGCGTTGGCGGGCTTGCCAATGCGGCAACCAATCTTGCAGAAACATTAGTGAAACAGCAGCACGAAGTTCATTTTTTTACCCGGGGAAAGATGCCCGATCAGACCATCAAAGGTGTCAATTATCATTATTGTGAGCCCGCCGGAAAAAACATTGTAGAATATTGCGATGCCATGAGCAGAGCGATGGTAGATCAGTTCAAGAAATTTGATACCCCCCATCGGTTTGATTATCTTCACTTCCATGACTGGCACGTTGTGCAGGCTCTTCATTACCTTCAGGACAGGAATACCATTCTCACCTATCATTCTACAGAATACGGGAGAAATGGCAACCAGTTTGGGGACTGGTGGGAATTCAAAGAGATCTCCGGAAAGGAGTGGTATGGCGGATTGATTGCAAAACGGGTGACTGCGGTATCGGCAACACTCAAAAACGAAGTGATGAAGTTATATAACATACCCTTCGACAAATGCGACGTCATTCCAAACGGAGTAGTCCCACGTGAATATAAAACAAATATCGATCCAGGTGAAGTGAAACGGGCATATGGAATCCATCCCTATGCTCCCATGGTCCTGTTTATTGGCAGACTCGTTTTCCAGAAAGGCCCGGATTTATTTATTGAGGCGATACGGAATGTCTGCCAGTACCGCTGGGATGCAAAAGTGATTGTAGCCGGTGATGGGGGGATGCGACAGCTCCTGGAGGAACGTTCAAAGGATCTGCCGGTGAACTTTGTTGGCTATATACCTGATACGGAGTATATCCGATTGTTAAATGCCGCAGATATTGTCGTAATTCCCAGTCGCAATGAGCCGTTTGGCCTCGTGCTTCTCGAGGCATGGAGTGCTGAAAAATGTGTTGTGGCATGTAATGTTGGTGGACTTTCAGAGAATATCGACGCGTTTGTGAACGGTGTAAAGGTTGAAGTGAACCCGGAATCCCTTGCCTGGGGTATCAATACCATGATTGATGATCCCTGGACTGCTGAAGCTCTGGGGAAACGGGGGAGTAAGAAAGTAAAACGGATCTTTCTCTGGGGTCCTATAGTAAAAGGACTAACCGAAACGTATGCCCGTACAGTCTCATAA
- a CDS encoding alpha-amylase produces the protein MPPICIGFEVHQPYRLNRQFEPDPKMKKKDLFDRYFDGLNKEILIRVAEKCYNPATRIILEKLDNGFSCSFSLSGILIEQLEKWSKDTLSLFEQVARHKNSEMIGQTYYHSIASCFHDKTEFKEQVRLHSDLMYNLFKVRPTIFENTEFTFNNDIATTTKEMDFSGIFTEGVDRILGWRSPNYVYTCQGIPVMLRNTRFSDDIAFRFANRTWDMYPLTADTYAQWIASSQGDVINVFLDYETFGEHFWQETGIFNFLNFLPDELAKQGVESILPSDCISRFSPSGEIDVRETISWADLEKDTSAWMGNDRQRAAFHAVQLARPYAIDKPIWRYLQTSDHFYYMASKYGTCGEVHTYFSHHEADDAFKTYMKVLADYELRNIRVMKNRKSAKTLRTLAPEQAFHFAGPSGFIGHTAYNLDQFEELLYIVPKDSIQFHQERGDFSLWITDILEDPRLAESIAGINERHDLAQVIKERRELLWSHLK, from the coding sequence ATGCCACCAATCTGTATCGGATTCGAAGTTCACCAGCCCTATCGGCTGAACCGGCAGTTTGAACCAGATCCAAAGATGAAAAAGAAAGATCTGTTTGATCGCTATTTTGACGGTCTGAATAAAGAAATACTCATACGGGTAGCAGAAAAGTGCTATAATCCAGCAACCAGAATTATTCTTGAAAAACTCGATAATGGTTTTTCCTGCTCTTTTTCCTTGTCGGGGATACTCATTGAGCAACTGGAAAAATGGAGCAAGGATACCCTCTCCCTCTTCGAACAGGTGGCACGGCATAAGAACAGCGAGATGATAGGGCAGACTTACTATCACAGTATTGCCAGTTGTTTTCATGATAAAACTGAATTCAAGGAACAAGTCAGGCTTCACTCGGATCTGATGTATAACCTGTTCAAAGTCAGACCAACAATTTTTGAAAATACAGAATTCACATTTAATAATGATATTGCCACCACGACAAAAGAGATGGATTTCTCGGGAATCTTTACTGAAGGTGTGGATCGTATACTCGGGTGGCGTAGTCCGAATTATGTGTACACCTGTCAGGGTATTCCTGTGATGCTTCGCAACACCCGGTTTTCTGATGACATTGCATTCCGCTTTGCCAACCGCACATGGGATATGTACCCACTGACAGCCGATACCTATGCCCAATGGATTGCCTCATCTCAAGGGGATGTAATCAATGTTTTCCTCGATTACGAAACCTTTGGCGAGCACTTCTGGCAGGAAACAGGGATATTTAACTTCTTAAACTTCCTTCCTGACGAACTTGCAAAACAAGGTGTAGAATCGATCCTGCCATCAGACTGCATCTCCCGTTTTTCTCCCTCTGGCGAGATAGATGTACGGGAGACAATTTCCTGGGCGGACCTTGAAAAAGATACTTCCGCATGGATGGGAAACGATCGACAGCGTGCAGCTTTTCATGCAGTCCAGCTGGCACGACCCTATGCCATTGACAAACCGATCTGGAGATATCTCCAGACGAGTGACCATTTCTATTACATGGCTTCCAAATACGGGACCTGCGGAGAAGTTCACACCTATTTCAGTCACCACGAAGCTGATGACGCATTCAAAACCTACATGAAAGTTCTGGCAGATTATGAATTGCGAAATATCCGCGTGATGAAAAACCGGAAGTCTGCCAAAACACTGCGAACCCTGGCTCCTGAACAGGCATTTCATTTCGCCGGACCTTCAGGGTTCATCGGGCATACAGCCTATAATCTTGACCAGTTTGAAGAACTGCTTTACATCGTGCCTAAGGATTCGATCCAGTTCCACCAGGAACGAGGCGATTTCTCCTTATGGATAACAGATATTCTCGAAGATCCACGTCTTGCAGAGAGTATTGCCGGTATAAACGAGCGCCATGATCTGGCTCAAGTCATAAAAGAGCGGAGGGAACTGCTGTGGAGTCACTTAAAATAG
- a CDS encoding ADP-dependent glucokinase/phosphofructokinase, which produces MDNKMWQKLYDDVSSGIPNPAIVGFNVNLDRIITVTPELLNSPLFNQPILSELRSRLLHSMYTCTAEEWFVADLQIYRQFTRLFADIGHLSIGGQAGIAAVHLASIGISDVLCIAHSLGPETRKILEKSGVHLLDLKGGSKDCPDTIHLVFEYSPGIVPTADGIMPRNNRFIASPAHSPKSILLPDDRSDAFSAAIAQYNRAFLSGYQYLHTDKEFRRAADQILLIKKNNNQMRIHVECVSVTDTGVINGFIRHILPVSDSIGLNEHELVLLLHCLESPEDEPGGFKILSPVQQVQGALLICKKCGIKRLHLHTFGYYVQVLRNDCAHPQASLNALLFASRAVAQAAQGTDTEISPVGIFAYDEVDEIFGPQIAPGIFQNSTHTIVMIPTIIAKDIRKSSGLGDILSSSAFVADTF; this is translated from the coding sequence ATGGATAACAAGATGTGGCAAAAACTCTATGATGATGTGAGTTCAGGAATCCCAAACCCCGCTATTGTCGGATTCAATGTGAATCTTGATCGCATCATCACAGTGACCCCAGAATTACTTAATTCTCCGCTCTTCAATCAGCCAATACTGTCTGAACTCCGGTCCCGCCTCCTGCATTCCATGTATACCTGCACTGCCGAAGAGTGGTTCGTGGCCGATCTCCAGATATACCGGCAGTTTACCCGCTTATTTGCCGATATCGGCCACCTCTCCATTGGCGGACAGGCAGGTATTGCAGCAGTTCATCTGGCATCGATTGGTATTTCGGATGTGCTCTGTATTGCTCATTCCCTGGGGCCGGAAACCCGAAAAATCCTTGAAAAATCCGGGGTTCATCTTTTGGATCTCAAAGGAGGCAGCAAAGATTGTCCCGATACCATTCATCTAGTCTTCGAATACTCTCCGGGCATTGTACCGACGGCTGATGGAATAATGCCGCGAAATAATCGATTTATTGCTTCCCCGGCTCATTCACCGAAGTCGATACTGTTACCAGATGATAGAAGCGATGCGTTCAGTGCAGCGATCGCTCAGTACAACCGTGCATTTCTCTCAGGATACCAGTACCTTCATACCGATAAAGAATTTCGGCGGGCGGCAGATCAGATCCTGCTCATTAAAAAGAATAACAACCAGATGCGAATCCATGTGGAATGCGTATCGGTAACCGATACTGGTGTTATTAATGGTTTTATCCGTCATATTCTGCCTGTATCGGACAGCATCGGACTCAATGAACATGAGCTCGTATTACTTCTTCATTGTCTGGAATCTCCGGAAGATGAACCGGGAGGTTTTAAGATTTTATCTCCGGTTCAACAGGTACAAGGGGCACTGCTAATCTGTAAAAAATGTGGCATCAAACGCCTTCACCTTCACACATTTGGGTATTATGTGCAGGTTCTCAGAAATGATTGTGCACACCCTCAGGCATCACTCAATGCCCTGCTCTTTGCTTCTCGAGCAGTCGCTCAGGCTGCTCAGGGAACAGATACGGAAATTTCTCCAGTCGGTATCTTTGCATATGACGAGGTCGATGAGATATTCGGGCCCCAAATCGCTCCGGGAATCTTTCAAAATAGCACGCATACGATTGTTATGATCCCAACAATTATTGCAAAGGATATTAGGAAATCTTCCGGGCTCGGTGACATCCTTTCATCCAGCGCTTTTGTTGCTGACACATTCTGA
- the glgP gene encoding alpha-glucan family phosphorylase has translation MADITNKDFPHVPDRISGLIDLAYNLWWSWNPAVKMVFKTLNPQAWIESIHNPVKMLRELPEETLIAASKNPQYLRHYDLVMARFRQEMSQKNSWFTEHFSNNNGLTIAYFSAEYGLQHSLPFYAGGLGFLAGDHLKESSDLGLPLVAVGFMYSEGYLHQHIGSDGWQEDINELLNRDAAPIKRVMYNHDTQLLARVPYIDPPIYVAVWRVDVGNIPLYLLDTDIKENDPVNRMISYRLYTGDNELRLRQEIVLGIGGSYVLDILGIRPSIVHLNEGHPAFALLERIREQIGDKMSFEDASKKVRETSIFTTHTPVPAGHDAFPYPLMDKYFSHYFPLLDIDRQTFLELGHSSRDHGELFNMTAFALKMCAFKNGVSKKHGEVAREMWQPLWPDLLKEKIPIHHITNGIHVPTWLDPKMQLLLNKYFSPSCPNWLTDHDNPLIWEMIHEIPDEELWEVHTQLKRKLVNRIREFKRRKWGGEGTDPINVITGGALLDPYALTIGFARRFSTYKRADLIFQDIDRLKRIVNNRWMPVQFVFAGKAHPADEEGKRIIQKIYKYAHQQDFGGRIAFVEDYGEQMAQYLVHGVDVWLNNPVPPLEACGTSGMKASLNGVLHMSVLDGWWIEGYNGKNGWAFGDTAPGQNRDRGDAEQLYNLLEREVVPMYYTLSDDGIPHMWVKKMKETIRSTAPRFSAKRMLKEYVRNGYDPALVLAAKYNK, from the coding sequence GTGGCCGATATTACCAATAAGGATTTTCCGCATGTACCGGATCGTATTTCAGGGCTCATCGATCTTGCGTACAATCTCTGGTGGAGCTGGAATCCAGCGGTAAAAATGGTTTTTAAAACCCTGAACCCTCAGGCATGGATAGAAAGTATCCATAATCCTGTAAAAATGCTGCGGGAACTGCCCGAAGAAACCCTGATCGCCGCATCGAAAAACCCCCAGTATCTCCGGCATTACGACCTTGTAATGGCACGCTTCCGTCAGGAAATGAGCCAGAAAAACAGCTGGTTTACCGAGCATTTCTCGAATAATAATGGTCTCACCATTGCCTACTTCTCTGCGGAATATGGTCTCCAGCACTCCCTCCCGTTCTATGCCGGGGGGCTTGGTTTTCTTGCCGGCGACCACTTGAAAGAATCCAGTGATCTTGGTCTGCCGCTGGTTGCGGTCGGTTTCATGTACTCGGAGGGATATCTTCACCAGCATATTGGCTCTGATGGCTGGCAGGAGGATATCAATGAACTCCTGAACAGGGATGCCGCACCGATCAAACGAGTTATGTATAATCACGATACCCAGCTGCTGGCGCGGGTACCCTATATCGATCCTCCAATCTATGTTGCAGTCTGGAGAGTAGATGTCGGAAACATACCTCTGTATCTTCTCGATACGGATATCAAAGAGAATGATCCGGTTAACCGTATGATCTCGTACCGCCTCTATACCGGCGATAACGAATTGAGACTTAGACAGGAAATTGTACTGGGAATTGGTGGTAGTTATGTCCTGGACATTCTGGGCATACGTCCCTCCATTGTTCATCTGAATGAAGGGCATCCCGCATTTGCACTGCTTGAACGGATACGGGAACAAATTGGCGATAAAATGAGTTTTGAAGACGCATCAAAAAAGGTGCGCGAAACAAGTATCTTTACTACACATACCCCGGTACCCGCAGGCCATGATGCATTTCCCTACCCCCTTATGGATAAATATTTCTCCCATTATTTTCCCCTCCTTGATATCGACCGGCAAACCTTCCTTGAGTTGGGCCATTCTTCCAGGGATCATGGGGAGTTGTTCAACATGACCGCATTTGCATTAAAAATGTGTGCCTTCAAAAATGGTGTGAGCAAAAAGCATGGTGAGGTTGCCCGGGAGATGTGGCAGCCACTCTGGCCAGATCTTTTAAAAGAGAAAATCCCTATCCATCATATAACAAATGGCATTCATGTGCCGACATGGCTCGACCCTAAAATGCAACTCCTGTTGAACAAATATTTCTCACCTTCATGCCCGAACTGGCTGACCGATCATGACAACCCGCTCATATGGGAGATGATCCATGAAATTCCGGATGAAGAATTATGGGAGGTTCATACCCAGCTGAAAAGAAAACTGGTCAACAGGATACGGGAGTTTAAACGCCGTAAATGGGGCGGAGAGGGTACTGATCCTATTAACGTAATAACCGGTGGAGCACTTCTCGATCCCTATGCGCTTACGATTGGATTCGCCCGCAGATTTTCAACATATAAACGTGCTGACCTCATTTTCCAGGATATCGACCGGCTCAAGAGGATCGTTAACAACCGGTGGATGCCGGTGCAGTTCGTCTTTGCGGGAAAAGCACACCCTGCTGACGAAGAGGGAAAACGGATTATCCAGAAGATATACAAGTATGCCCACCAGCAGGACTTTGGAGGGAGAATTGCCTTTGTTGAGGATTATGGAGAACAGATGGCGCAGTATCTTGTTCATGGTGTTGATGTCTGGCTCAACAACCCGGTCCCCCCTCTGGAAGCCTGTGGGACAAGCGGTATGAAAGCATCGTTAAACGGTGTCCTTCACATGAGTGTTCTCGATGGCTGGTGGATTGAGGGATATAACGGGAAGAACGGCTGGGCATTTGGAGATACAGCCCCCGGTCAGAACCGGGACCGGGGCGATGCTGAACAACTCTATAATCTGCTTGAACGCGAGGTTGTCCCGATGTATTACACCCTTTCGGATGATGGAATCCCCCACATGTGGGTGAAAAAAATGAAGGAGACAATACGAAGCACAGCACCCCGGTTTTCTGCAAAAAGGATGCTTAAGGAATATGTCAGAAACGGATATGACCCGGCACTTGTACTCGCAGCGAAATATAATAAATGA